The sequence GCCAGCGCTACCGAGGGTTGGTCTATGGGTCTCCCTATTTGACTCACCAACCAAACGTATACTTCGGCTATTCCAGGCACCTCTTCATGGATTTTTTTGGCTATGACGTGGGTGAGCAGGTTGTAAATCTTTCCCACGTGACTGACCGGATTTTTCCCGGCAGCGGCCTCGGAACCCATCGGTCTGGTGAGGGGTATTACCCCATTGGACCTGTTTCCCCTACCCACCTGTCCCGAGTCCGCTCCATCCGCGCTAGTTCCCAAAACCGTGAGGTAGACTCCACTCTCCCCTCTTCCCCTGACATCGAGGGTGTTTAGATCGACCTTCACCCCCTTGAAGTCAAACCTCTCCTTAACGAAGCGTTCTAGTTCTTCCAGGATTTCGGCCTTTTTCCTGAAGTAGTCTTCTTCGTCCCTTACGAACCTGTCTACGAAGGCCATTCCTATCGTGAGATGAACATCTTCCCCCCTCCTCACCCCCATCACCTTTATGTCCTCTCCGGATTCGGGATAAGTTTTCTTGAAGGAAGGGGAATTTGCGTATTTCTCCAGTTCCAGCACCAACCTTTCGAGCCTAGAGAGGGGAGCATACCCTACAGCCGCAGAGGTATCGTTGGCGCCCATCACTTTCGTCTTTCTCTTGAAAAGATCCGTGAGGGAAGCGGAACCTGACCTGATCTCTACCTGGTATTTTACATGCCTTTCCGGAGAAACGAAGCGGAGGTTTTGGGAGAACCATTCTTTGGCCGTTCTTACCGCTATTTCGGCGACTGGGATCTCCACCTCGTCCACCTTGGAGGTGGCCCTGTCCCCGAAGACCAACAGCATGGGCTTTTTGATCTCCCCCCCTCCAAACCTCGTCTGAACTTCTCCTGCTACTAAGAGGGATTTGTCCACATTGAAGTGTAGGGTTTCCCCTACCCTTTTCCTATACTCCCTGTCCAGCTCTACCGCTACCCTATCGAAGATGAGGTCGCAAATGGTGTCGGGATGCCCCAAGCCCTTCCTCTCAACGATTTCCAGCCCCTGTTTCTCCACGGGAGTTTGGTTGAGTTCCTCCACGATGAGTTCCCGCGCCAAGTACACCGCTGAAGAGGTATCTTTTACATCCTTAAAGCTTTCCCTTCCCCCGATTAGAATTAATTTTAAGCTTACCTTGATGTTAAGATGATAGCGGATCAGGAAAGGGAAAGAATAGCCAAACAAATAGCGGGGGACATCACCCTTTCGGATAGGCCAGACGAGGCCCTTAAGAGATGGAGGGAGGTTTTTAACCTTAGCCAGAAGGCATTGGCGGAGGCATTGGGGGTTTCTTCCTCTCAGATAAGTGATTACGAGAGCGGTAGAAGGAAATCTCCAGGGATTTCAACGGTTAAAAAGATCGTGGAGGCCCTTTTGAGGTTGGATGAGGAAAGGGGAGGGAAGACGCTTTCAGCCCTGCGCAGGGTCCTCAGCGTCCATTTCCCCTCGGACGTCATCCTTGGCCTTAAGGAATTCAGGAAACCCGTTGATGGAAGGACCCTGAGCAGAACGGTGAGGGGAAGGACGGTGGCAAATCCGCAACTCCTCTCCAGAAGTCTTTTCGGCTTCACTGTTATCGATAGCTACAAAGCAGCCCTGAAGCTCTCGGCAGAAGAGTTCAAACAACTGTATGGGCTGACTTCGGAAAGAGCTCTGATCTTCACGGGTGTGACGACGGGCAGGACTCCCATGGTGGCCATAAAGGTGATAGGCATCACGCCTGGCATGGTGGTCCTGCATGGAAGCCTAAGGAGAGTGGATCCTCTAGGGGTGAAGCTCGCGCAGGAGCTGAGGGTTCCCCTCGTTCTCTCCGGACTCCCTTCGGTGGAGGAACTCCTCCTCAGGTTGAACAAGTTGGGGGAAGACCTCAGATAAGTTTAATTGGAAACAAGGATTGGGGGAGTTGAGGTCGATGGGAGTAGGGATAGTGGGATACGGGGTCTACATTCCGAGGTATAGGATCAAAGTAGAGGAGATAGCCAGGATGTGGGGAGCAGACCCCAAGCAAATGAAGAGGGGTTTGGGAGTGGAGGAGAAGGCGGTGGCTGGACCGGATGAGGATACGGTGACCATTTCCGTGGAGGCGGCTAAGAACGCCCTGAAGAGGGGAGGGATAAGTCCTTCCTCCGTGGGGGCAATCTATGTGGGTTCGGAGTCCCACCCATATGCCGTGAAACCTACGGCCACCATCGTCGCCGAGGCGATAGGTGCCACTCCGGAAATGACGGCCGCAGACTTCGAGTTTGCTTGCAAGGCCGGAACGGCAGGAATACAGACCTGCATGGGCATGGTGGAGGCCGGGATGATAAAATATGGGATGGCCATAGGGGCCGACACCGCCCAGAGCAGCCCAGGTGACCCATTGGAATATGCAGCCGCAGCCGGAGGGGCGGCCTTCCTCGTGGGAAAGCTAGATGGGGAGGCTATAGCATCCATCGAGGCCACCTATTCCTATACCACGGATACCCCCGACTTCTGGAGGAGGGAGATGAGACCTTATCCCAAGCATGGGGGGAGATTCACTGGAAGACCGGGCTATTTCAAGCATACCCTCTCTGCCGCCCAAGGTTTGCTGAGAAAGCTTGGTCTTACTCCTAGGGATTTCGATCACGCAGTTTTCCATCAGCCCAATGGTAGGTTCCCGGTAGAGGTGGCAAGGGAGCTTGGGTTTTCCATGAACCAGATAAAAACGGGTCTTCTCTCCCCCAAAATAGGAAACACCTACTCTGGATCCACCATGCTGGGACTGGCGGCCATCTTGGATGAAGCGAAGGAGGGTGAGAGAATCCTTGCGGTTTCCTATGGTTCGGGGGCGGGTAGCGATGCCTTCAGCCTAATAGTGGAGGAGGGAATAGAGGAGAAGAGGAACCTGGCCCCTAAGGTCTCAGATTATCTCCAGGAGAAAGTCTACATAGACTATGCCACTTACTGCAAGTTCACGAGGAAATTGGTGAGATGAATGAGAAGGGTTGCCATTGTGGGTGTGGGGCAAACGAGATTCGGAGAGCTATGGGATACTTCCTTCAGACAGATGATCATAGAGGCAGGTACCAGGGCACTGGAGGATGCGGGAATCTCAGGTGAGGAGATCGATGCCATATATGTGGGGAACATGTCGGCTGGACAGTTCATACAGCAGGAACATATCGCTTCCCTAATAGCAGATTATTCCGGATTGGCACCCGTTCCATGTACGAGGGTGGAAGCGGCTTGCGCTTCGGGGGGCTTGGCTCTCAGGGAGGCCATGATAGCGGTGGCCTCGGGAATCCACGATGTAGTGGTAGCCGCCGGAATAGAGAAGATGACGGATGTGATAACGGAAGCAGGACAGGAGGCCCTGGCGACGGTTTCCGATCAGGAGTGGGAAGCCTTCATGGGTGCCACTTTTCCCTCCCTTTTTGCCCTGATGGCGAGAAGACACATGTACGAATTCGGGACCACGGAAGAGCAGATGGCCTTGGTTGCGGTCAAGAACCATCACAACGCCTGTCTCAATGCCTATGCCCAACATCACGTAGAGCTTACGGTTGAAAGGGTTTTACAATCCCCCGTCGTCTCCTCTCCCCTCAAAATGTTGGAGTGTGCTTCCATTACCGACGGGGCCGCCTGCTTGGTACTCGTTCCCCTGGAAGAAGCCAGGAAATACACGGATACCCCCGTGGAGATAGCGGGAAGTGGACAGGCAAGTGATACCATTGCCTTGGCAGACAGGGAATCCCTCGTGAGCCTGAAGGCGACTAGGGAAGCTGCCAAGAGAGCTTACAGGATGGCGAGGATTGAACCCAAACAGGTGGATTTGGCCGAAGTCCATGACAGCACCACCATCTCCGAAATCATTGCGGTGGAGGATTTGGGCTTCTGTGAGAAGGGTGAGGGTGGAAAGATCACCGAGGAGGGAATAACGGCCATAGATGGTTCCTTGCCCATTAATCCCGGAGGTGGTTTGGAAGGAAGGGGTCATCCAATAGGGGCCACGGGAATTGCCCAGGCGGTGGAGATAGTCCTCCAGCTGAGGGGCGAGGCAGGAAAGAGACAAGTCAAAAAGGCAGAGGTAGGTTTAACGCATAACGTGGGTGGGAGCGGGGGAACAGCGGTGGTACATATCTTCAGGAGGAGATGAGATGCACGTTCCAAGATTCTGGAGGGAGATACCCAACAGGTACACGTTGATAGGGACCAAGTGCGGCCATTGTGAAAAGATCTTCTTCCCACCTAGGGCCATCTGTCCGAACTGTAGGAGGGTGGGACATCTGGAGCCTTTCAAGCTCAGCGGGAGGGGAAGGGTCTATTCCTTCACCACGGTTTATGCTGGACCTAGGGATTTCAAGGACCAAATTCCCTACGTGTTGGCCATCATCGAACTGGAGGAGGGGCCCAGGGTAATGGCGCAAATAACGGACTGTAATGGAGAAGAAGTGAAGATAGGGGATGAAGTGGAAATGGTTTTCAGGAAGATAAAAGAGGAAGGGGAGGAGGGAATCATCTACTATGGATTCAAAGCCAGGTTGGTGAGGAAAAAGGAAGCCTCAGATCCTTCTGGCAAGGGTTAGGTAGGAGGTGTGGGCCAGCATCCTCGTACTGGGTCTGGTGCATCCTTCTCTCACTTCCCATTCCCTGACGAGACATTCCAGTGTCTTCAGTTCCGCGAATTTTCCCCTTCTGAGCCTAGGGTAGAGACGCTGGACCTGTTCGATGGTGGGGGTGAAGACGGCCAAATAACCTCCGGGTTTGAGGGCTTCCTCTGCGTGAGGAAGAACCTCCTCTGGATAGGGGAGGTCCAGGGTTATCAGGTCCACCTCCCTTTCCTCTATTCCCTCCCTCATGTCTTTTAGTTTCACCTCCACTATTCCCTCGAGACCGGCCAGTTTGACATTTTCTTTAGCCACTTCGGCGAAGTCTTCCCTTATTTCATAGCTCACTACCTTTCCATGGGGTCTAACCAAGTTCCCCAAAAAGAGGGCCAAGGCCCCCGAGCCCGTTCCTCCATCCACTACCAAGTCCCCCGGACCCACTCCTGTATGGGCCACTACTTGCGCGGCATCTTTCGGGAGTACCACCTGGGGAAGGCGACGCATCTTTTGGAGGAAGTCACTCATCCTGGGTTTCAATACCACGAACTCCCTTCCCGTGTGACTTCTTATCCTCCCCCCGAAAGGTACCTCCAACAGTTCGG comes from Candidatus Hadarchaeales archaeon and encodes:
- a CDS encoding methionine adenosyltransferase, which translates into the protein MYLARELIVEELNQTPVEKQGLEIVERKGLGHPDTICDLIFDRVAVELDREYRKRVGETLHFNVDKSLLVAGEVQTRFGGGEIKKPMLLVFGDRATSKVDEVEIPVAEIAVRTAKEWFSQNLRFVSPERHVKYQVEIRSGSASLTDLFKRKTKVMGANDTSAAVGYAPLSRLERLVLELEKYANSPSFKKTYPESGEDIKVMGVRRGEDVHLTIGMAFVDRFVRDEEDYFRKKAEILEELERFVKERFDFKGVKVDLNTLDVRGRGESGVYLTVLGTSADGADSGQVGRGNRSNGVIPLTRPMGSEAAAGKNPVSHVGKIYNLLTHVIAKKIHEEVPGIAEVYVWLVSQIGRPIDQPSVALARVLLEKGTKMEEVRKEVLERMEWALDHISDFCQTLAEGKMGIC
- a CDS encoding helix-turn-helix domain-containing protein; its protein translation is MIADQERERIAKQIAGDITLSDRPDEALKRWREVFNLSQKALAEALGVSSSQISDYESGRRKSPGISTVKKIVEALLRLDEERGGKTLSALRRVLSVHFPSDVILGLKEFRKPVDGRTLSRTVRGRTVANPQLLSRSLFGFTVIDSYKAALKLSAEEFKQLYGLTSERALIFTGVTTGRTPMVAIKVIGITPGMVVLHGSLRRVDPLGVKLAQELRVPLVLSGLPSVEELLLRLNKLGEDLR
- a CDS encoding hydroxymethylglutaryl-CoA synthase — protein: MGVGIVGYGVYIPRYRIKVEEIARMWGADPKQMKRGLGVEEKAVAGPDEDTVTISVEAAKNALKRGGISPSSVGAIYVGSESHPYAVKPTATIVAEAIGATPEMTAADFEFACKAGTAGIQTCMGMVEAGMIKYGMAIGADTAQSSPGDPLEYAAAAGGAAFLVGKLDGEAIASIEATYSYTTDTPDFWRREMRPYPKHGGRFTGRPGYFKHTLSAAQGLLRKLGLTPRDFDHAVFHQPNGRFPVEVARELGFSMNQIKTGLLSPKIGNTYSGSTMLGLAAILDEAKEGERILAVSYGSGAGSDAFSLIVEEGIEEKRNLAPKVSDYLQEKVYIDYATYCKFTRKLVR
- a CDS encoding thiolase domain-containing protein gives rise to the protein MRRVAIVGVGQTRFGELWDTSFRQMIIEAGTRALEDAGISGEEIDAIYVGNMSAGQFIQQEHIASLIADYSGLAPVPCTRVEAACASGGLALREAMIAVASGIHDVVVAAGIEKMTDVITEAGQEALATVSDQEWEAFMGATFPSLFALMARRHMYEFGTTEEQMALVAVKNHHNACLNAYAQHHVELTVERVLQSPVVSSPLKMLECASITDGAACLVLVPLEEARKYTDTPVEIAGSGQASDTIALADRESLVSLKATREAAKRAYRMARIEPKQVDLAEVHDSTTISEIIAVEDLGFCEKGEGGKITEEGITAIDGSLPINPGGGLEGRGHPIGATGIAQAVEIVLQLRGEAGKRQVKKAEVGLTHNVGGSGGTAVVHIFRRR
- a CDS encoding Zn-ribbon domain-containing OB-fold protein — translated: MHVPRFWREIPNRYTLIGTKCGHCEKIFFPPRAICPNCRRVGHLEPFKLSGRGRVYSFTTVYAGPRDFKDQIPYVLAIIELEEGPRVMAQITDCNGEEVKIGDEVEMVFRKIKEEGEEGIIYYGFKARLVRKKEASDPSGKG
- a CDS encoding tRNA (adenine-N1)-methyltransferase, giving the protein MGVKEGERVILLDERGKKYLVRAERKLLHTDLGLLNLAELLEVPFGGRIRSHTGREFVVLKPRMSDFLQKMRRLPQVVLPKDAAQVVAHTGVGPGDLVVDGGTGSGALALFLGNLVRPHGKVVSYEIREDFAEVAKENVKLAGLEGIVEVKLKDMREGIEEREVDLITLDLPYPEEVLPHAEEALKPGGYLAVFTPTIEQVQRLYPRLRRGKFAELKTLECLVREWEVREGCTRPSTRMLAHTSYLTLARRI